One Alicyclobacillus acidoterrestris DNA window includes the following coding sequences:
- the greA gene encoding transcription elongation factor GreA, protein MAEKEVLLTPEGLKKLEDELEQLKGVKRREVADRIKLAISYGDISENSEYEDAKNEQAFVEGRIMTLEKMLRNARIINEDEVDTDVVSIGSTVTLKDIEFDEDIQYTIVGSAEADPAQNKISNESPVGRALLGKSVGSLVEVNVPAGVIQFKILEIKR, encoded by the coding sequence ATGGCCGAAAAAGAAGTCCTCTTAACACCAGAAGGATTAAAGAAGCTCGAGGATGAACTTGAGCAACTCAAAGGCGTGAAGCGACGCGAAGTGGCTGATCGCATTAAATTAGCAATTAGTTACGGCGACATCAGCGAAAATTCCGAATACGAAGACGCAAAAAATGAACAAGCCTTCGTCGAGGGTCGGATCATGACACTTGAGAAGATGCTGCGCAACGCGCGCATCATCAACGAGGATGAAGTGGATACAGACGTCGTCAGTATCGGCTCCACAGTGACGCTCAAGGACATCGAGTTCGACGAAGATATTCAGTACACCATCGTCGGCTCCGCTGAGGCAGATCCGGCGCAAAACAAGATTTCTAACGAGTCTCCGGTCGGCCGCGCGCTATTGGGCAAGAGTGTTGGTTCGCTTGTCGAAGTGAATGTGCCCGCTGGCGTGATCCAATTTAAAATTCTCGAGATTAAACGATAA
- a CDS encoding helix-turn-helix domain-containing protein: protein MSDVFGRKMRAYRKLKHLTQIELAEQLGVSVAIVGSLERGTRMPTPQMVERLTEVLNVTETELFGEADSDLDGLV from the coding sequence ATGTCGGACGTTTTTGGTAGAAAAATGCGTGCTTATCGCAAGTTGAAGCATTTGACTCAAATTGAACTGGCGGAACAGCTTGGGGTGAGCGTCGCCATCGTCGGGAGTTTGGAGCGAGGGACTCGCATGCCTACGCCCCAGATGGTCGAGCGCTTGACCGAGGTGCTCAACGTGACGGAGACAGAACTATTCGGTGAGGCGGACAGCGACTTGGATGGTCTGGTGTGA